DNA from Desulfarculus baarsii DSM 2075:
GCAACAGGTCCACGAGCCCCGGCGCGCAAGCCGCCGGCCGGCCGGCCGCGTCGACCACGCCGCGCCAATCCAACAGGGCGTGGCGGCAGATGGCCGTTTCCAAGGCCGCCGGCGGGATGACCTGGCGGGGCCGGCCGTCCTGGTCCCGGACGATCAAGGCCTGCTGACGCTCGATGGCGGCCAGGGCGGCCAGGCTCAGGCGGCGATAAAAAAACGTGGCCCCGTCGATGGCCAGGGGCCAACGCTCGTCGGGGCTGACCAGGGCGATATGTCGGTCGTCGGCGCTCATGGGCCAATGGTGGCGCGCGCGCCGGCCGGCGGCCAGGGAAGGGCCTCGGCAAAGCATGACCCCGCCGCGCGGCTGTGCTACAATCGGCCATCAAGAACTCAAAGCGGGATGGGGCCGATGAAAATCCTTCTGACCGGCGGCGCGGGCTTTATCGGCAGCCACGTGGCCGAGGCGTTTTTGGGCCAGGGCCACGCGGTGACGATCGTCGACGACCTCAGCTCGGGCCGGCCGGAAAACGCGCCCGCCGGGGCCGAGCTGGCGGTGATGGACATCGCTTCGCCCCAGGCGGCCGAACTGATGGCCAGCGGCGGTTTTGACGTGCTGTGTCACCACGCCGCCCAGATCTCGGTGCCTTTTTCGGTGGAGGATCCCCAGGCCGACGCCAGGGTCAACATCCTGGGCCTGCTCAATCTGTTGGAGGCCGGCCGACGCGGCGGCCTGCGGCGGGTGATCTTCATCAGCTCGGGCGGGGCGGTCTACGGCGAAATTCCCGACGCGCCGGCCGACGAACAACGCCCGGCCTTGCCGCTGTCGCCCTACGCCGTCAGCAAGCTCTGCGGCGAGACCTACCTGGCCTACTACGCCGCCAACTTCGGCCTGGAGGCGCTGACCCTGCGCTACGCCAACGTCTATGGCCCGCGCCAGACGCCCCACGGCGAGGCCGGCGTGGTGGCCATATTCATGAACGCCATCGCCGCCGGCCGGCCGCCGGCCATCTATCGCCACCCCGAGACGCCCCGGGGCATGGAGCGCGACTACGTCTACGTGGCCGACTGCGCCCAGGCCAACGTCCTGGCCCTGAGCGCCCCGCCCGGCGTCTACAACATCGCCACCGGCCTGGCCACCACCACCCTCGACCTGTGGCTGGCCGTGCGCCGGGCCGCCCAAAGCGATCTGGGCCACTCCTTCGGCCCGGCCCGCGCCGGCGACCTGCGGCGCAGCGTCCTCGACGCCGCCAAGGCCGCCTCCATCCTGGGCTGGCGGCCCGAGCGCGACTTGGCCGCCGGCCTGGCCGAAACCTGGGCCTGGCGACGGGCCCTGGAGGCCGGGGCATGAACCATCCGGCGTTGTTCGATGCCTTCCCGGCCCTGGCCCAGCGCCTGGCCCGCGCGCCGCTGCTGGAAGGCCCCACGCCCCTGCAACCGCTGGCCCAGGCCAGCCAGAGCCTGGGCGTGGAGGTCTGGGTCAAGCGCGACGACCTCAGTTCGACCGTTTATGGCGGCAACAAGCCGCGCAAGCTGGAGTTCATTCTGGGCCGGGCCCTGGCCGAGGGCCGGCGCGAGCTGGTGACGATGGGGGCCATGGGCACCAACCACGGCCTGGCCACGACGATCCACGGCCAGCGCCTGGGCCTGACGACGTCGCTGGAGCTTTTTCCCCAGCCGCTGACATCGGTGGTGCTACGCAACATCAAGCTGTTCCAACATTTCGGGGCCCGGATCAACCTCAGCCCGACCATGGAGCGGGCGTTTTTGCGTTTTCGCTATTGGCAACGCCTGCGCCGGCCGGGGGCCTGCTTCATCCCGGCGGGCGGCTCCAGCCCCCTGGGCGCGGTGGGCTACGTCAGCGCCGGGTTGGAGCTGGCCGGCCAACTCGCCGCCGGCCAGGGGCCCCGGCCCCAGGCCGTGTTCGTGGCCGCCGGCACCCTGGGCAGCCAGGCCGGCCTGCGCCTGGGCCTGCTGCTGGCGGGGCAGGACATTCCGGTGATCGGCGTGGCGGTGGTGCCCCTGGCGGCGGCCAACGCCAAGGCAGCGTTGAACCTGGCTCGGCGAACTCTGGCCCTGCTGCGCGCGGCCGACCCCTCCGTGCCCGAACTGACGCTGGCGGCCGAGGATTTCGTCATCGACCCCGGCCAGCTTGGCCCCGGCTACGGCCAGCCCACGCCGGCGGCGCTGGCGGCCATGGACCTTTTGTCCCGCCAGGAGGGCCTGAGCCTGGAGCCCACCTACACGGCCAAGGCCTTCGCCGGCCTGTGCGCCTGGGCCCAGGAGCGGCCCGGCCAGGGTCCGCTGCTATTTTGGCACACCTACAACTCGGCCCGGCTGGACCATCTGGCCGACCAGGTCGATCCGGCCGGCCTGCCCGAAGCCCTGCGCAAGTACTTCCTGGCCCAATAGCGCCGCCCCCCGGCTTGCTTCCGGCCGCCGGCCGTGGCACCCTGTAATTATCGCTGACAATCAGCCCCGCGCGCCGGCGCGGGTGGCCCGTGTTTTTAGCGGGCGGAGGATTGCATGGAACAGGCGCTTACGGAAATCAAAACCTGGCTGGCCCTCTATGGCCTGAACCTCTTGGGCGCGGCGGTCATCTTGGCCCTGGGCCTGGCGGCGGCGGGTTATCTGAGCCGGCTGGTCAGGGCGCTGATGCAAAAAGCCAAGCTGGATCAATCACTGGTGGGTTTCGTGGCCAGCCTGACCCGCGTGGCCCTGATCGCCGTGGTGATCATCGCCGCCCTGAGCCAGGCCGGCTTCCAGACGGCCTCGTTGATCGCGGTGCTGGGCGGCGCGGTCTTCGCCGTGGGCCTGGCCTTGCAGGGCAACCTGTCCAGCCTGGCCTCGGGGGTGCTGATATTGGTCTTCCGGCCGTTCAGGGTGGGCGAGGTGATCGAGTGCGGGGCGGTGATCGGCGCGGTGGAGCGCATCGACATCTTGCACACCACCATCAAGTGCGCCGACGGCCGCACGGTGGTCATGCCCAACATCAAGCTGACCTCCGAGGCGGTGATCAACTACTCGTCGCGGCCGATCATGCGCGCCGACGTGACCGTGGGCGTCGGCTACGGCGACGACATCGCCCGGGCCAAGGCCATCGTCGGCGAGGTGGTGGCCGGCTACGACAAGGCCCTGGCCGAGCCGGCGCCGCAGATCCTGGTCAGCGAGCTGGCCGACAGCAGCGTCAACCTGGCCGTGCGGGTCCATGTGGGCAAGGATGATTATTGGCAGGCCAAGGCCGACCTGCTGGAGCTGATCAAGCTGCGTTTCGACCGCGAGGGCGTGACCATCCCCTACCCGCAGCGCGAGGTGCATCTGCGCGGCGGCCAGGCCTCGGCGGCGGTGAATTAACCCTCCGCCGAGGCCGCCCTGGCCCTTTCCGGGGCGGGGCACAGGCGCAGGTGCACCCGCGAGGCCTTGGGCGCGGGCCGATCGTCGGCCGGCAACGGCCGGGGCTGGGCCGCGAAATCCTGGGTGCGGCCCAGGACGCTCAGCAGGCCGTCCTGGTCCAGGCGGCCCAGGTCGCCGGTGGGCAGCCAGCCGTCGCGCAGGATCTGATCGTCGGGCCGGCCGCCGGTCTGGTAGCCGCTCATCAGGCCGGGGCCGCGCAGGCATATTTCACCGGCCTGGCCCGGCGCGACGGCCTGGCCGTCGGGGCCGGCGATGATCATTTCCACGTCCATCAGCGGGGCCAAGGCTCCGCTGCGCCGCTGGCCGCCGGGCGGGGTGGCCGCGACCATGGCCCCGGCCTCGGCCAGGCCATAGCTTTCCATCAGCGCCGCGCCGGTCAGTTCCCCCACGCGCTCGGCAAAGTCGGCGGCCGGGGCCGGCCCGTCGCAGATCACGGCGGCCAGGTGGCCCTTGGGCAGCTTGCGCGCCTCGGGCAGGTCGGCCAGGGCGGCCAGTTGGCCGGGCTCGGCGGCCACGAAGCGGGGCTTGCGCCGGGCGATGGCCGAAAGGGCGGCGCGGGGGCCCTCGTGGGAGGGCAGGATCAGGCAGCCGCCCTTGACCAGCGCCGCGCCCAGGCCCAGGCACAGGCCCAGCCCACGGATCAACGGGCCCAGCACCAGCACGCCGTCGCCGGGGTTCAGGCGCAGCCAAGCCGCGGCCTGACAGAGGTTGGCGGCCAGGGCGCGGTGGGACAAGACCACGGCCCGCGGTTGGCCGCCGGCGCCCCTGGTGTGGACGATGACCGCCGGGGCCTCCAGGCTCAGCACCGGCCGTTGGGGCGGCTGGGCGTTTTCCTTGAGCAGGCGGCCAAAGCGCTCCACGCCGGCCTCGCGCACGACCCGGCAATCGGGGGCTGACGGCCG
Protein-coding regions in this window:
- a CDS encoding NAD-dependent epimerase/dehydratase family protein, with product MKILLTGGAGFIGSHVAEAFLGQGHAVTIVDDLSSGRPENAPAGAELAVMDIASPQAAELMASGGFDVLCHHAAQISVPFSVEDPQADARVNILGLLNLLEAGRRGGLRRVIFISSGGAVYGEIPDAPADEQRPALPLSPYAVSKLCGETYLAYYAANFGLEALTLRYANVYGPRQTPHGEAGVVAIFMNAIAAGRPPAIYRHPETPRGMERDYVYVADCAQANVLALSAPPGVYNIATGLATTTLDLWLAVRRAAQSDLGHSFGPARAGDLRRSVLDAAKAASILGWRPERDLAAGLAETWAWRRALEAGA
- a CDS encoding 1-aminocyclopropane-1-carboxylate deaminase/D-cysteine desulfhydrase; the encoded protein is MNHPALFDAFPALAQRLARAPLLEGPTPLQPLAQASQSLGVEVWVKRDDLSSTVYGGNKPRKLEFILGRALAEGRRELVTMGAMGTNHGLATTIHGQRLGLTTSLELFPQPLTSVVLRNIKLFQHFGARINLSPTMERAFLRFRYWQRLRRPGACFIPAGGSSPLGAVGYVSAGLELAGQLAAGQGPRPQAVFVAAGTLGSQAGLRLGLLLAGQDIPVIGVAVVPLAAANAKAALNLARRTLALLRAADPSVPELTLAAEDFVIDPGQLGPGYGQPTPAALAAMDLLSRQEGLSLEPTYTAKAFAGLCAWAQERPGQGPLLFWHTYNSARLDHLADQVDPAGLPEALRKYFLAQ
- a CDS encoding mechanosensitive ion channel family protein, with the protein product MEQALTEIKTWLALYGLNLLGAAVILALGLAAAGYLSRLVRALMQKAKLDQSLVGFVASLTRVALIAVVIIAALSQAGFQTASLIAVLGGAVFAVGLALQGNLSSLASGVLILVFRPFRVGEVIECGAVIGAVERIDILHTTIKCADGRTVVMPNIKLTSEAVINYSSRPIMRADVTVGVGYGDDIARAKAIVGEVVAGYDKALAEPAPQILVSELADSSVNLAVRVHVGKDDYWQAKADLLELIKLRFDREGVTIPYPQREVHLRGGQASAAVN
- a CDS encoding class I adenylate-forming enzyme family protein, whose protein sequence is MATPPWLTHYGSLVPHNLGYPRQDVFALLRGAANQQPDKPAISFMGAKITYAQLMDQIERLAGALARRGAHKGSRVIIMTPNSPQMAVAFFALLRMGAVPVLAPLIDDADELIARARQCGAMGLIVQNCLPESLSGLRNKLGLDLIVCAGQLDGLGPSVRLAQAFRRRLRPSAPDCRVVREAGVERFGRLLKENAQPPQRPVLSLEAPAVIVHTRGAGGQPRAVVLSHRALAANLCQAAAWLRLNPGDGVLVLGPLIRGLGLCLGLGAALVKGGCLILPSHEGPRAALSAIARRKPRFVAAEPGQLAALADLPEARKLPKGHLAAVICDGPAPAADFAERVGELTGAALMESYGLAEAGAMVAATPPGGQRRSGALAPLMDVEMIIAGPDGQAVAPGQAGEICLRGPGLMSGYQTGGRPDDQILRDGWLPTGDLGRLDQDGLLSVLGRTQDFAAQPRPLPADDRPAPKASRVHLRLCPAPERARAASAEG